TGGGGTTCCCGCCAGCTGGCTTACCCTGTCCAGAACCAGACCCGTGGATACTATGTCCGCCTCATTTTCGATGCACCCGGCCCGCTGGTTGCAGAACTTGAGCGCAACATCCGTATCACCGACGGTATCTTCAAGTTCGTAACTGTTAAACTTGATGAAACCGCAAAGGCAGAGGAGGCTTAATCATGGCGTTCAAAAGAAAATTCACACCCAAAAGAAAGTTCTGCCGCTTCTGTGCGGATAAGAACCTTCCCCTCGATTATAAACGTCCTGACATTCTCAAGGACTTCGTAACCGAGCGCGGCAAAATTATTGCCCGCAGAATTACCGGTACCTGCGCCAAGCATCAGCGTCGTCTGACCACTGAAATCAAACGTTCCAGACAGATGGCTCTCATGCATTACACCACTGTGCACAGCACTGATGTAAAGAAAAAGAGCATCTAGGGGGATCACATGAAACTTATTTTACGTGCCGATGTAGACTCCCTTGGTAGCCTTGGTGACATCGTATCCGTTAAAGCCGGTTATGGCCGCAACTACCTGATTCCTCAGGGACTGGCTATGCCCGCTTCCGAAGCCAACCTCAAGCAGTTTGAACTTGAGAAAAGAAAGCTTCAGGAAATGGCTGACAACCTGCGCACCCAGGCCGAAGGTCTCAGAGACAAACTGGCTGAAGTCGAAGTTAACATTGAAGTACGCGTTGGTGAAGGCGACAAACTGTACGGTTCCGTAACCGCAGTTAACATCGCTGAAGCTCTCGCTGAAATGGATTTCGAAATCGACCGCAGAAAAATTCTGCTGTCCGAGCCGATTCGCTCTCTGGGCGAATACGCAATCGAAATCAAACTCCACCCCGAAGTTCGCGGTGAAGTGAAACTGGTTGTAGCCAAAGTTGGCGGACCGGTTGAAGAAGAGCCCGCAGAAGAGGTTGAAGCTCCCGCTGAAACCGAAGCACCCGTAGCTGAAGCAGATGCAGAAGCAGAAGCAGAAGCGTAAATCAGGCTCAGACTACAATTCGGGCGGAGCGTCTAACGACGCTTCGTCCGATCTTTTGCGTAAAGTCCCGCCGCACAACCTTGAAGCCGAACAGGCCGTGCTTGGTGGAGTTTTCTTAAGCAACACCATCTTCAACGACCTCGTTGATATCGTCAAATCCGACGACTTCTACTCCCCTGCACATCAGGAAATTTTCCGGGCTTTTGAGACCCTTTATACGCGTAACGCCCCCATTGATCTGATCACGGTGAGCGAATACCTCACTGCTGCAGAAAAAATTGATTCCGTTGGCGGTCCCGTATATCTGGCTGAACTGGCAAACTCCGTTGTCAGTGCTGCAAACGCCCTGCACCATGCTGAAATCGTGGCTGAAAAAGGTATCCAGCGCAGTCTGATTGATGCTGCTGCAAATATCATCAATGAAAGCTTCGATACCCAAAACGTAAAGGAACTGCTGGACCACTCCGAACAGTCCATCTTCGACATTACCGATTCCAAGAAGAATACCACCCTCAAGGGCAGTAAAGCGATCATTACCGAGGTATTTCAAGACCTTGAACAAAGAGTCAACCAGACTTCACTGATTACCGGAATCCCGACCACCTATCATAAATTTGATGAGATGACCGCAGGTCTGCAAAACTCCGACCTGATCATCATCGCCGGACGTCCTTCCATGGGTAAGACTGCGTTTGCGTTGAACGTTGCCATGCGCGCGGCACTGCATTCCGGGGTAACCACTGCGGTATTCTCCCTTGAAATGGCAATGGGGCAGCTCATGACCCGTATGCTTGCCTGTCACGGAAAAGTAGATCTGTCCCGCCTCAGAACCGGACAGCTTGATGACGAAGACTGGGCCAAGCTTTATGATGCCGCAGATGACTTGACACAATCACCCATTTTTATTGATGATACTCCTGCGATTTCCACCATGGAACTGCGGGCAAGATGCAGACGATTAAAATCCCAGCACAATCTCGGGCTGGTTATGGTCGACTACCTGCAGCTGATGCGTTCCAGTGCCCGCGTGGATTCCCGTGAACAGGAAATTTCCGACATTTCGCGAACCCTCAAAGCTCTGGCTAAAGAGCTTAATATACCTGTAATCGCCCTGTCGCAGCTTAACCGTAAGGTTGAAGAGCGAACCGACAAACGCCCCATGATGTCCGACCTGCGTGAATCCGGTGCTATTGAGCAGGATGCAGATATTATCCTCTTCCTTTACCGTGAAGATTTTTACAACAAGAAAGAGGACAAACCGCTTACAGGAAAAGCGGAAGTCATCATCGGTAAACAGCGTAACGGTCCTACAGGTATTTGCGAATTGGCCTTCTTCGGCCCGTATACCGCCTTTGAAAACCTAGCTGCCGAGCCATATCCGTCTGAATACGACGATGAATAATCGGATATTATTTATGACGTGATACACTGAAAACATCTAGACGGAGAAAATTAATGTATTTTCATGAAGCCGAAACCCTTGAAAGAGGAAAACTGGAAGAACTCCAGGTTGAAAGACTGAAAAAAACAATCGAGCTGGCTGCAAATTCTCCGTATTACAGTGAAGTTTTCAAGAACAACAGCATCGATCCTGCTATCATCAAAACCGCTGATGATATAACTAAACTTCCGTTCACCACCAAAGACGACCTACGCTCTCAGTATCCTTACGGACTATTGACCCAGGCGCTGGATAATTTCGTGCGTCTGCACGCATCATCCGGTACTACCGGAACACCGACTGCCGTTCTCTACACCCAGAATGACCTTGATGAATGGGCTTCCCTGATGGCCCGCTCCATGTACGCTGTGGGGCTGCGCAAAAGCGACGTACTTCAGAATATGTCCGGCTACGGTCTCTTCACCGGAGGACTCGGTATCCATTACGGTTCCGAGCGTCTCGGCTGCCTGACTGTTCCCGCAGGTGCCGGAAACACCAAACGCCAGATCAAACTGATCCGCGATTTCAACGTAACCGCCCTGCACATCATCCCGTCCTTCGCACTCTACTTTGCGCAAAAAGTCCGCGATGAAGGTTATGATCCGGAAGAAATGCCCTGGAAAGTCGCGCTCATCGGCGCGGAACCGCACACCGAGCATACCCGCCGCAAGATCGAAGAACTCATGTGTATCAAAGCCTACAACTCCTACGGCCTGTCTGAAATGAACGGTCCGGGTGTTGCTTTTGAATGTACCGAGCAGGACGGCATGCACGTCTGGGAAGATGCTTACATCGCTGAAATTATCGACCCGGAAACCGGAAAACATGTTGCAGAGGGCGAAGTGGGCGAACTGGTCATGACCACCCTGACCCGCGAAGGTATGCCCATCATCCGTTACCGCACCCGCGACCTTACCCGTTTCATCCCCGGTCAGTGTAAATGCGGACGGACCTCCCGCCGCATCGACCGTATCATGGGCCGCGCCGATGATATGCTCATCCTCAAAGGCGTGAACATCTACCCCATGCAGATTGAAAAAATAATCATGGGCATCCCCGAAGTTGGTCAGAACTACCTCATCGAACTGTTTAAAGAAGGTCTCATGGACCAGATCAGGGTCAAGGTAGAGATTAAAGAAGAACATTTCATTGAAGATATGCGCGCGCTTCAAGGCATTCAGAAAAAGATTGCCGGAATGCTGCGTGATGAAATCCTGATCACCCCGCGTGTCGAACTGGTACAGCACAACTCCATCCCCAAGGCGGAAGGCAAGGCTGTGCGCGTTGTTGATCTCAGGGATGAGGAATAAATGATGATTACTGCATTGGCAGTTCTGGTTATCCTGCTTATGCTGTGCTCGCTGGCACTGCATGTTTTCGGGCTTCCGGCAAACTGGCTGGTTCTGGCATTAGTTGCCGGCTGGAAACTATACCAGCCCGAAACAATGACCTGGAACTTTATCATAATTCTCGGCGTAATCGCCCTTGTGGGAGAAATCCTTGAATTTGTAGCCCAGTACTTCGGCGGCAAGAAATACGGCGCAACCGGACGCGGCAACATCGGCGCGTTCATCGGAGCAA
This Desulfovibrio sp. JC010 DNA region includes the following protein-coding sequences:
- the rpsF gene encoding 30S ribosomal protein S6, with the translated sequence MLRKYEVLLLLSPELASDSRKEIVEGLIAIIDREGGKMDEIDDWGSRQLAYPVQNQTRGYYVRLIFDAPGPLVAELERNIRITDGIFKFVTVKLDETAKAEEA
- a CDS encoding DUF456 domain-containing protein translates to MITALAVLVILLMLCSLALHVFGLPANWLVLALVAGWKLYQPETMTWNFIIILGVIALVGEILEFVAQYFGGKKYGATGRGNIGAFIGAIGGAILGAPFFFGLGALPGALLGSFGGCLVLELTHGRSFDEAKHSACGAFWGKAFGMAIKISLGVWMFAMSIPKIWPG
- the rplI gene encoding 50S ribosomal protein L9, with translation MKLILRADVDSLGSLGDIVSVKAGYGRNYLIPQGLAMPASEANLKQFELEKRKLQEMADNLRTQAEGLRDKLAEVEVNIEVRVGEGDKLYGSVTAVNIAEALAEMDFEIDRRKILLSEPIRSLGEYAIEIKLHPEVRGEVKLVVAKVGGPVEEEPAEEVEAPAETEAPVAEADAEAEAEA
- the rpsR gene encoding 30S ribosomal protein S18, with the protein product MAFKRKFTPKRKFCRFCADKNLPLDYKRPDILKDFVTERGKIIARRITGTCAKHQRRLTTEIKRSRQMALMHYTTVHSTDVKKKSI
- the dnaB gene encoding replicative DNA helicase; protein product: MQKQKQKRKSGSDYNSGGASNDASSDLLRKVPPHNLEAEQAVLGGVFLSNTIFNDLVDIVKSDDFYSPAHQEIFRAFETLYTRNAPIDLITVSEYLTAAEKIDSVGGPVYLAELANSVVSAANALHHAEIVAEKGIQRSLIDAAANIINESFDTQNVKELLDHSEQSIFDITDSKKNTTLKGSKAIITEVFQDLEQRVNQTSLITGIPTTYHKFDEMTAGLQNSDLIIIAGRPSMGKTAFALNVAMRAALHSGVTTAVFSLEMAMGQLMTRMLACHGKVDLSRLRTGQLDDEDWAKLYDAADDLTQSPIFIDDTPAISTMELRARCRRLKSQHNLGLVMVDYLQLMRSSARVDSREQEISDISRTLKALAKELNIPVIALSQLNRKVEERTDKRPMMSDLRESGAIEQDADIILFLYREDFYNKKEDKPLTGKAEVIIGKQRNGPTGICELAFFGPYTAFENLAAEPYPSEYDDE
- a CDS encoding phenylacetate--CoA ligase family protein, which gives rise to MYFHEAETLERGKLEELQVERLKKTIELAANSPYYSEVFKNNSIDPAIIKTADDITKLPFTTKDDLRSQYPYGLLTQALDNFVRLHASSGTTGTPTAVLYTQNDLDEWASLMARSMYAVGLRKSDVLQNMSGYGLFTGGLGIHYGSERLGCLTVPAGAGNTKRQIKLIRDFNVTALHIIPSFALYFAQKVRDEGYDPEEMPWKVALIGAEPHTEHTRRKIEELMCIKAYNSYGLSEMNGPGVAFECTEQDGMHVWEDAYIAEIIDPETGKHVAEGEVGELVMTTLTREGMPIIRYRTRDLTRFIPGQCKCGRTSRRIDRIMGRADDMLILKGVNIYPMQIEKIIMGIPEVGQNYLIELFKEGLMDQIRVKVEIKEEHFIEDMRALQGIQKKIAGMLRDEILITPRVELVQHNSIPKAEGKAVRVVDLRDEE